AGACAGATGGAAGAAAGAATCTAAAAATCATAAGGGTTATATAATTGAAACGCGAAAATAAAAAAAGGGGCGCAACAATTGCGCCCCTCTCGGTAATCATATTTGAAATGGATTATTTCAAAACAACTTTAGAAGTTGAAGAAGCTCCATTTTCAAGTACTTCAATAACATACAGTCCTTTCTCGAAAGAAGAAAGATCTAAGCTCAGGAAGTTTGAACCTTCGTTTACGACGAAGCTGTAATCAGCCACAGCCTTTCCAACTAAGTCAAATACACGAACGTTAACAAGCCCTTCAGCAGCTGCTGCGTAGTTCAAGTTAACTGATCCGGCAGTTGGGTTAGGGAAAACGTCAAATGACTTCTTCACTGATGAGCTTGCGCTCTTGCTAACCGTTCCAGTCATGATATTCGGGTTCTGGTAAACAGGATTCCAATTATCCATTGTCGGCGTTACCGCAGGAGACAATCTGTTACCTTCTACTTTAACATACTTCTGCTTTACATCTTGATCAGCCACTACGCTAATAGCAGAACCTGCAGGTGGGAAATTGAACACACTTACAAAATCGGAGTAAGGACCGGCAATTGTGGTGGGATTTTGTTGACATCCGCAGCGAACTCTGAAATTGATCGTAGCGAACGGATAAGGTGCCAACGCACCTACTCCAGCTGTAAAGGAACTAGATGTAGGTCCTCCAACGATGATACTTGTTTGAGCATCAGGATTGGCAATATCTCCAACTCGTGCATTTACCTGACAGCCAATTTGACCGTTGATTGG
This region of Cryomorphaceae bacterium 1068 genomic DNA includes:
- a CDS encoding T9SS type A sorting domain-containing protein translates to LGEWSIRGAILTGTELCDSVPAVVIDFLDENDPACGGVVPCETPYPAVDNASLSAVQNPNGSITFSWTPINGQIGCQVNARVGDIANPDAQTSIIVGGPTSSSFTAGVGALAPYPFATINFRVRCGCQQNPTTIAGPYSDFVSVFNFPPAGSAISVVADQDVKQKYVKVEGNRLSPAVTPTMDNWNPVYQNPNIMTGTVSKSASSSVKKSFDVFPNPTAGSVNLNYAAAAEGLVNVRVFDLVGKAVADYSFVVNEGSNFLSLDLSSFEKGLYVIEVLENGASSTSKVVLK